The proteins below come from a single Clostridia bacterium genomic window:
- a CDS encoding ATP-dependent Clp protease proteolytic subunit codes for MTEDNENERPRDPSGEDGAVTVKAGTHSICCLTVIGQIEGHYALPPTEKATRYEHMIPRLVAAEQSPEVEGVLLLLNTVGGDIEAGLAIAELVASMKTPSVSLVLGGSHSIGVPLAVCARRSFIVPTATMTVHPVRLTGLVLGAPQTFDYFQKMQERVVRFVAGNSRVSPERMRELMLNTGELATDMGSVLDGEAAVREGFIDAVGGLADAVEALYRLIEE; via the coding sequence ATGACGGAAGACAACGAAAACGAAAGACCGCGCGATCCGTCCGGCGAGGACGGAGCCGTGACCGTGAAGGCGGGGACGCACTCGATCTGCTGCCTGACGGTGATCGGGCAGATAGAAGGGCATTACGCCCTTCCGCCTACGGAGAAGGCGACGCGCTACGAGCATATGATCCCGCGGCTCGTCGCGGCGGAGCAGTCGCCGGAGGTCGAGGGCGTGCTGCTTCTGCTGAACACGGTAGGCGGCGATATAGAGGCGGGGCTCGCGATAGCGGAGCTCGTCGCGAGCATGAAGACGCCCTCCGTTTCGCTCGTGCTCGGCGGCAGCCATTCGATTGGCGTGCCGCTCGCGGTCTGCGCGAGGCGTTCCTTCATCGTGCCGACGGCGACGATGACGGTGCATCCCGTGCGGCTTACCGGACTCGTGCTCGGCGCGCCGCAGACCTTCGATTATTTCCAGAAGATGCAGGAGCGCGTCGTGCGATTCGTCGCCGGCAACAGCCGGGTTTCGCCGGAACGTATGCGCGAGCTGATGCTGAACACCGGCGAGCTCGCCACGGATATGGGCAGCGTGCTCGACGGCGAAGCCGCCGTCCGCGAGGGCTTCATCGACGCGGTGGGCGGTCTCGCCGACGCGGTGGAGGCGCTTTACCGGCTGATAGAGGAA
- a CDS encoding NTP transferase domain-containing protein, whose translation MNETVIRPALVVMAAGLGSRFGGLKQLEPVGVGGEIILEYSVHDAIKAGFGRVVFIINEKIEEEFKERVSSRIPSSIRCDYCIQDPNTIPAGVKVPPERKKPWGTGQAVMSLKGVVSEPFAVINADDYYGAEAYKLLFEQLSRTHEADGVSDYCMVGYGVANTLSENGTVARGICEVGEDGFLRGVTERTKIMRRGGDVCYTEDGESWTALPEDSVASMNCWGFTPDAIDRLAEGFPRFFEENAGRLDKAEYFLPEFVSRQLKEGKARVKVLTTSESCCGVTYREDLPKLRARIAAFTEAGRYSAPLWKNLI comes from the coding sequence ATGAACGAAACCGTGATACGTCCGGCGCTCGTCGTAATGGCGGCGGGACTCGGCAGCAGGTTCGGAGGGCTCAAGCAGCTCGAGCCGGTCGGCGTCGGCGGCGAGATAATCCTCGAATACTCCGTTCACGACGCGATAAAAGCCGGCTTCGGCAGAGTGGTTTTTATTATCAACGAGAAGATAGAAGAGGAGTTCAAGGAGCGCGTTTCGTCGCGCATCCCGTCCTCGATAAGATGCGATTACTGCATACAGGACCCGAATACTATCCCCGCGGGCGTGAAGGTACCGCCGGAGCGCAAGAAGCCGTGGGGCACGGGGCAGGCGGTGATGTCGCTGAAGGGCGTCGTCAGCGAGCCCTTCGCCGTGATAAACGCGGACGACTACTACGGCGCCGAGGCGTATAAGCTGCTTTTTGAGCAGCTTTCGCGGACGCATGAAGCGGACGGCGTTTCAGACTACTGCATGGTCGGCTACGGCGTCGCGAACACGCTCTCCGAAAACGGCACGGTCGCGCGCGGCATATGCGAAGTCGGCGAAGACGGCTTCCTGCGCGGCGTGACCGAGCGCACGAAGATAATGCGCCGCGGCGGCGACGTCTGCTACACCGAAGACGGCGAAAGCTGGACCGCGCTGCCGGAGGACTCCGTGGCGTCGATGAACTGCTGGGGCTTCACTCCGGACGCGATCGACAGGCTCGCGGAGGGCTTCCCGCGCTTCTTTGAGGAAAACGCCGGCCGTCTGGACAAGGCGGAATACTTCCTGCCGGAGTTCGTTTCGCGGCAGCTTAAAGAGGGAAAAGCGCGCGTGAAGGTGCTGACCACGTCCGAAAGCTGCTGCGGCGTGACCTACCGCGAGGACCTGCCGAAGCTGCGCGCGCGCATCGCCGCGTTCACCGAGGCGGGCAGATACTCCGCGCCGCTCTGGAAAAATCTCATATAA
- the trmD gene encoding tRNA (guanosine(37)-N1)-methyltransferase TrmD codes for MKFYVMSLFPHLVTGALDDSIIGRAQSKKIISIVPFNIRDFTADKHRRTDDYPYGGGLGMIMQAQPVFDCFTEVCRKAKKRPKLIYMSPHGKPFTQKKAHELSKGGDIAILCGHYEGVDRRIIDTIVDEEISVGDYILSGGELPAAVLIDAVSRLLDGTLKTSESYMEESFEHGLLEYPQYTRPEEYEGMRVPEVLLSGNQKEIDRWRRRESIVLTAKSRPDLISKCELTAAEKRLFMKNVPEESTVHTITDGKLTVRVKRQGAELCSVMKNGVEYLWQGDERYWKEQAPILFPVVARSRNGVIRIDGKDYPMASHGFAKRMEFSVQAQSENSITLKIEDTAETREIYPYSFRFLMTYTVENGELTVISRVENIGDGKMWFTYGGHPGFNVPLRINESFEDYEIELGECPDPTVPATTEDMFIDFSRRRRVDEDGVIKLTRELFSNDALIYENLRSCTLRSRVSGSGVRVEADDSFNYLAFWTRYPGEAPYVCIEPWIGIGKCEDEGTLFRKRRGVLSLKPGGDFSCKYKIIPIAGRKPGARKTEAAK; via the coding sequence ATGAAGTTTTACGTTATGTCGCTTTTCCCGCACCTCGTGACGGGCGCGCTCGACGACAGCATAATCGGCAGGGCGCAGAGCAAAAAGATAATCAGCATAGTGCCCTTCAATATCCGCGATTTCACCGCGGATAAGCACCGCCGTACCGACGATTACCCCTACGGAGGCGGGCTCGGCATGATCATGCAGGCGCAGCCGGTCTTCGACTGCTTCACCGAGGTGTGCAGGAAGGCGAAGAAGCGCCCGAAGCTGATCTATATGTCGCCCCACGGCAAGCCCTTCACGCAGAAGAAGGCGCACGAGCTGTCGAAGGGCGGCGACATCGCGATACTCTGCGGTCATTACGAAGGCGTCGACCGCCGCATCATCGACACGATCGTCGACGAAGAGATCTCCGTCGGCGACTACATACTCAGCGGAGGCGAGCTTCCGGCGGCGGTGCTTATCGACGCCGTTTCCCGTCTGCTCGACGGCACGCTGAAGACCTCCGAAAGCTATATGGAGGAGAGCTTCGAGCACGGACTGCTCGAGTACCCGCAGTACACGCGCCCCGAGGAGTACGAGGGCATGCGCGTGCCGGAGGTGCTGCTTTCCGGCAACCAGAAGGAGATCGACCGCTGGCGCCGCAGGGAGAGCATCGTGCTGACCGCGAAGAGCCGCCCCGACCTGATATCCAAATGCGAGCTCACCGCCGCGGAAAAGAGGCTGTTTATGAAAAACGTGCCCGAGGAAAGCACCGTGCACACGATAACGGACGGCAAGCTGACCGTCCGCGTCAAGCGGCAGGGCGCGGAGCTCTGCTCCGTGATGAAAAACGGCGTGGAGTATCTCTGGCAGGGCGACGAGCGCTACTGGAAGGAGCAGGCGCCGATACTTTTCCCGGTCGTCGCGCGCAGCCGCAACGGAGTCATCCGCATCGACGGCAAGGACTACCCGATGGCGTCCCACGGCTTCGCGAAGCGGATGGAGTTCTCCGTCCAGGCGCAGAGCGAAAACAGCATAACGCTGAAGATAGAAGACACCGCGGAAACGCGTGAGATATACCCCTACAGCTTCCGCTTCCTCATGACCTACACCGTCGAGAACGGCGAGCTTACCGTCATCTCCCGCGTCGAGAACATCGGCGACGGCAAGATGTGGTTCACCTACGGCGGACACCCCGGCTTCAACGTGCCGCTGCGCATAAACGAGAGCTTCGAGGACTACGAGATCGAGCTGGGCGAATGCCCCGACCCGACCGTGCCGGCGACGACGGAGGATATGTTCATCGACTTCTCGCGCCGCCGCAGAGTCGACGAGGACGGCGTGATAAAGCTCACCCGCGAGCTGTTCTCGAACGACGCGCTGATATACGAAAACCTGCGCTCCTGCACGCTGCGCAGCCGCGTTTCCGGCAGCGGCGTCCGCGTCGAAGCGGACGACAGCTTCAACTACCTTGCGTTCTGGACGCGCTACCCGGGCGAAGCGCCCTACGTCTGCATCGAGCCGTGGATAGGCATCGGCAAATGCGAGGACGAGGGCACGCTTTTCAGAAAGCGCAGGGGAGTGCTTTCGCTCAAGCCGGGCGGCGATTTCAGCTGCAAGTATAAGATCATCCCGATCGCCGGCAGGAAGCCCGGCGCGAGAAAAACGGAGGCGGCGAAATGA
- the rimM gene encoding 16S rRNA processing protein RimM — MNEFLEAGRFVAVRGIKGELKLNVFCDGPEFLADSETLWLGVEKKPYAVERAFPQKNQLIVKLKDVDLPTAQTLVGTSAYIKKDAYQLDEGVFFVADLIGLTVKDADTGEVYGRLSDVLQTGGRDVYVIKGERELLFPAIPEVVVSVDIAGGEMLIRPLEGLFDI; from the coding sequence ATGAATGAGTTTTTGGAGGCCGGCAGGTTCGTGGCCGTCCGCGGAATAAAAGGCGAGCTGAAGCTCAACGTTTTCTGCGACGGACCGGAGTTCCTGGCGGATTCGGAGACCCTCTGGTTAGGCGTTGAAAAAAAGCCGTACGCCGTCGAAAGGGCGTTTCCGCAGAAGAATCAGCTCATCGTAAAATTGAAGGACGTGGATCTCCCGACGGCGCAGACGCTCGTCGGGACTTCGGCGTATATAAAAAAAGACGCCTATCAGCTTGATGAAGGCGTTTTTTTCGTGGCCGATCTGATCGGCCTGACCGTGAAGGACGCCGACACCGGCGAGGTTTACGGCAGGCTTTCGGACGTGCTGCAGACCGGCGGCCGCGACGTCTACGTCATAAAGGGCGAGCGCGAGCTGCTTTTCCCGGCGATCCCCGAGGTCGTCGTTTCGGTCGATATCGCGGGCGGGGAAATGCTCATCAGACCGCTGGAGGGACTGTTTGATATATGA
- a CDS encoding KH domain-containing protein: MKDLLIALAQSLVEKPDEVKVEEQVAEDGSVVFYLRVADGDMGRVIGKQGRIAKAIRTLLRAAATREDKKVTVEIVD; encoded by the coding sequence ATGAAGGATTTGCTTATCGCTCTGGCTCAGAGCCTCGTTGAGAAACCCGACGAGGTCAAGGTCGAGGAGCAGGTCGCCGAGGACGGCTCCGTCGTCTTTTATCTGCGCGTTGCGGACGGCGACATGGGCCGCGTCATCGGCAAGCAGGGCAGGATCGCGAAAGCCATCCGCACGCTGCTTCGCGCCGCCGCTACCCGCGAGGATAAGAAGGTCACCGTCGAGATCGTCGACTGA
- the rpsP gene encoding 30S ribosomal protein S16, translated as MAVKIRLRRMGAKKQPFYRIVVADSRYPRDGRFIEEIGYYNPLTEPSDVKVDAEKVEKWLKNGAQPTDTVKALLKKNGIIK; from the coding sequence ATGGCAGTAAAAATCAGACTGCGCCGCATGGGCGCGAAGAAACAGCCCTTCTACAGAATCGTCGTCGCGGATTCCAGATATCCCAGAGACGGCCGCTTCATCGAAGAGATCGGTTACTACAATCCGCTGACCGAGCCCTCTGACGTCAAGGTCGACGCCGAGAAGGTCGAAAAGTGGCTCAAGAACGGCGCTCAGCCCACCGATACCGTCAAGGCGCTTCTGAAGAAGAACGGCATCATCAAGTAA
- the ffh gene encoding signal recognition particle protein, with protein MAFESLSQKLNSVFRRLGSKGKLNESDINTAMREVKLALLEADVSYVVVKDFIASVSAKAKGAAVMESLTPVQMVIKIVRDELIALMGESEAKINFSNKPPTVVLLAGLQGSGKTTHCAKLAMHFKKQGKRPLMVACDVYRPAAIDQLKVLGEKNGLPVYSEDGSKDPPRIAENAVKHARQYGNDLVLIDTAGRLHIDEALMEELAEIKRRTQPHEILLVIDAMTGQDAVNVAKSFNEKLEIDGVILTKLDGDTRGGAALAVRHITGKPIKFTGVGEKIDELEPFYPDRAASRILGMGDMLSFIEKAEAELDEKQGEELLARLEKNKFDLNDMLMQFRQVKKMGSIKKLIGMLPGTQGIDENSIDEKAFPRMEAIILSMTPQERSNPSILNASRRKRIADGAGTNVQQVNRLIKQYEQTKDLMKKFTKGGKFGKFRKGGQLPPDWNL; from the coding sequence ATGGCGTTTGAAAGCTTGAGCCAAAAACTGAACAGCGTTTTCCGCCGGCTCGGCTCCAAGGGCAAGCTGAACGAGAGCGACATCAACACCGCGATGCGCGAGGTCAAGCTCGCGCTCCTCGAGGCCGACGTCAGCTACGTCGTCGTCAAGGACTTCATCGCCTCCGTCAGCGCGAAGGCGAAGGGCGCCGCGGTCATGGAGAGTCTGACTCCCGTGCAGATGGTCATCAAGATCGTCCGCGACGAGCTTATCGCACTGATGGGCGAGAGCGAGGCGAAGATAAACTTCTCCAACAAGCCGCCCACGGTCGTGCTTCTCGCCGGCCTTCAGGGCTCCGGTAAGACCACGCACTGCGCCAAGCTCGCGATGCATTTCAAGAAGCAGGGCAAGCGTCCGCTGATGGTCGCCTGCGACGTTTACCGTCCCGCCGCGATAGATCAGCTGAAGGTACTCGGCGAAAAGAACGGCCTGCCCGTTTATTCCGAGGACGGCTCAAAGGATCCGCCCCGCATCGCCGAGAACGCCGTGAAGCACGCCAGGCAGTACGGCAACGACCTCGTGCTCATCGACACCGCCGGCCGTCTTCACATCGACGAGGCGCTGATGGAGGAGCTCGCGGAGATAAAGCGCCGCACGCAGCCGCACGAGATCCTGCTCGTCATCGACGCGATGACCGGTCAGGACGCGGTCAACGTCGCCAAGAGCTTCAACGAGAAGCTTGAGATCGACGGCGTCATCCTCACCAAGCTCGACGGCGACACCCGCGGAGGCGCCGCGCTCGCCGTACGTCACATAACCGGCAAGCCGATCAAGTTTACCGGCGTCGGCGAGAAGATCGACGAGCTCGAGCCGTTCTACCCCGACCGCGCCGCGTCCCGCATCCTCGGCATGGGCGATATGCTCTCCTTCATCGAGAAGGCTGAGGCGGAGCTCGACGAGAAGCAGGGCGAGGAGCTCCTCGCGAGGCTCGAGAAGAACAAGTTCGACCTCAACGATATGCTAATGCAGTTCCGCCAGGTCAAGAAGATGGGCTCGATAAAGAAGCTCATCGGCATGCTCCCCGGCACGCAGGGCATAGACGAGAACTCCATAGACGAAAAGGCGTTCCCGCGCATGGAGGCGATCATCCTCTCGATGACGCCGCAGGAGCGCAGCAACCCCTCGATACTCAACGCTTCGCGCCGCAAGCGCATCGCCGACGGCGCCGGCACCAACGTCCAGCAGGTGAACAGGCTCATCAAGCAGTACGAGCAGACCAAAGATTTGATGAAAAAGTTTACCAAGGGCGGCAAATTCGGTAAGTTCAGAAAAGGCGGGCAGCTTCCGCCGGACTGGAATTTATAA